The window ATCCGCCGAGCTTATGCGCCGTTGTAATGGGAAGGCAGATACTGTCATCAATATCCATGCCGAGCATCATGCCTTTTGTCTTCATCACACCAATAATTGTGAATTTCTCGCCTTTAATAGATATTTGTTTGCCTATGGGGTTGGAACCTTTGAATATATTTTTTACTACAGTTGAGCCGATCACTGCAACTTTTTTTGCTGTTCTTACGTCGTCTTCCCTGTAATAACTGCCGTATTCTACCGGCCAGTTATATATTTCCTGCATGTTCGCGCTGTAACCTACTACAAACGCCACAAACCTGCTTTCCCTCTTATATTTTGCTATCACGCCCATTATGTCATATTCCGCGGTTCCCACAGCACCAAAGCTGGAACGGGATTCAAGCAGGGCGACATGCCTTTCTCTCAGCTTATTTACGGTATAAGTTCCCGGAGGCCCGCTTTGCGCTTCCATGTTACCGGGGAATATATAATAAGTATTCGCGCCTAACGATAGTATTTCACTTTCGACTTTTGCTTTTGTTCCTGTTATCACCGAAACAAGCAATACTATGGCCATAACACCAATAATCACGCCAAGCATGGTTAAAAATGAACGCATTTTATTTGATTTAATGCTGGCAAACGCAGAAATTAAAATATCTAACGGGTTCATTACTCATACCTCAAAGCAATGATGGGGTCAATTTTTGCGGCTTTGAGAGCCGGATAGGTGCCAAAAAATATTCCGGTTAAACTGGAAAACACAAAAGCGATAATAACAGAAGGTATAGACACTTTTAACGGAAAGGATATAAATGGGCCTACGGCTAAAATCATCAAGGATGCAAGCAATATGCCCACCAGCCCGCCGGCTACCGCAACAACAATTGACTCAACGATAAACTGTTCCAAAATATCTCCGAAAGACGCGCCTACAGCCTTTCTTATCCCGATTTCACGGGTTCTTTCCTTTACGGTTACA is drawn from Elusimicrobiota bacterium and contains these coding sequences:
- a CDS encoding ABC transporter permease, with translation MNPLDILISAFASIKSNKMRSFLTMLGVIIGVMAIVLLVSVITGTKAKVESEILSLGANTYYIFPGNMEAQSGPPGTYTVNKLRERHVALLESRSSFGAVGTAEYDIMGVIAKYKRESRFVAFVVGYSANMQEIYNWPVEYGSYYREDDVRTAKKVAVIGSTVVKNIFKGSNPIGKQISIKGEKFTIIGVMKTKGMMLGMDIDDSICLPITTAHKLGGSDDVMQITMKITDAADVPKAVQETKRILLKEMNKEDFSITTQGDTLDMFNKFTSVLSLVTGAIAGISLFVGGIGIMNIMLVTVTERTKEIGIRKSVGATFYSILLQFLLESTFIAVSGGLLGILFSVLIIFAIAPFVPFPLKASMASMIIAFVFSSAIGIFSGTYPAMKAAKTDPIYALRYE